A genomic region of Salinibacter pepae contains the following coding sequences:
- a CDS encoding hybrid sensor histidine kinase/response regulator transcription factor — protein sequence MAVGAALFGLGGLVAGRLAGAAAVGWGGVLLAGGGIGAMVLLHGRRLRRARRRAAARIDAARNDRDAAREALDTATDRIETLEEMRAAKSQFLEEISHAFRRPLTLTLGPIDTLLEGRHGPLGDEVRMQLRLAERNGTRLLWLVNQLLDLAELETGRTSLTPTDGRLPSVVVQGVRSFEGLAERRNVHLHFESALDNPTARFDEAKMETMLANLLSSAFQAAGEDGTIRVTVRPCAAPPAAEPETDGLELVVEHAGTQGHPPAEDDLWGTRDEPSFRTPDRISTRLGLRLVDELATLHGGALQVDPAADGTVRYAVRLPRCPPGCERPASGANAGPSSGDTGTAAPDDGLGHDPLALSREALAGRADASAPAPEAPAASPDEDRTTVLVIDDNSVVCTLVRTHLEPEYRVEEAHDGAEGYTLARTLLPDLVISDVMMPEVDGFELCRKIKQDPDIDHVPVVFLTARADLEDKVEGLDVGADAYLTKPFEPEALIARIENLIATRRTLRESFRDAGTAGEESRHSPDEAGNGAEKAKEALPPTAEAAPLRDRIEEAIAERLTDPDFGVSELAAATALSASQLRRRMKAMYDRTPVQLIRHRRLEAGARLLQERADVTIGEVAYAVGFNSQSYFSRSFREAFGVPPSQYRGEGAAA from the coding sequence ATGGCTGTGGGCGCCGCCCTCTTCGGGCTCGGGGGGCTGGTGGCCGGACGCCTGGCGGGGGCGGCCGCAGTTGGGTGGGGCGGTGTGCTGCTCGCCGGGGGCGGAATCGGGGCGATGGTGCTCCTGCACGGGCGTCGCCTGCGCCGGGCGCGCCGACGGGCGGCGGCCCGCATCGACGCGGCGCGCAACGACCGGGACGCGGCTCGGGAGGCGCTCGACACGGCCACCGACCGGATCGAGACGCTCGAAGAGATGCGTGCGGCCAAGTCCCAGTTCCTCGAAGAGATCAGCCACGCGTTTCGGCGCCCGCTGACCCTCACCCTCGGTCCCATCGACACCCTCCTGGAGGGCCGCCACGGGCCCCTCGGCGACGAGGTGCGGATGCAACTCCGCCTCGCGGAGCGGAACGGGACGCGCCTCTTGTGGCTCGTGAACCAGCTGCTGGACCTGGCGGAACTGGAGACCGGCCGCACGTCCCTCACGCCCACCGACGGCCGCCTGCCGTCGGTCGTGGTCCAGGGCGTTCGGTCCTTCGAGGGCCTTGCCGAGCGTCGCAACGTGCACCTCCACTTCGAGTCGGCACTCGACAATCCGACCGCCCGGTTTGACGAGGCAAAGATGGAGACGATGCTCGCGAACCTGCTCTCCAGCGCCTTCCAGGCCGCAGGGGAGGACGGGACGATTCGGGTGACCGTCCGCCCGTGTGCCGCCCCGCCGGCCGCCGAACCCGAGACGGACGGCCTCGAACTCGTCGTCGAGCATGCAGGGACGCAGGGGCATCCGCCCGCGGAGGACGATCTGTGGGGGACCCGCGATGAGCCGTCCTTCCGGACGCCGGACCGCATCAGCACGCGGCTCGGGCTGCGCCTCGTGGACGAGTTGGCGACCCTGCACGGGGGCGCCCTGCAGGTCGACCCGGCGGCCGACGGCACGGTGCGGTACGCCGTCCGGCTGCCCCGGTGCCCCCCCGGCTGCGAGAGGCCCGCGTCGGGCGCGAATGCGGGGCCATCCTCGGGCGACACAGGGACTGCGGCGCCGGACGACGGCCTCGGCCACGATCCCCTGGCGCTCTCCCGCGAGGCGCTGGCCGGCCGGGCAGACGCTTCCGCTCCGGCCCCGGAGGCGCCCGCCGCGTCGCCGGACGAGGACCGGACGACCGTGCTGGTCATCGACGACAACTCGGTGGTCTGTACCCTCGTGCGGACCCACCTGGAGCCGGAGTACCGGGTGGAGGAGGCCCACGATGGGGCGGAGGGGTACACCCTGGCCCGGACGCTGCTGCCGGACCTGGTGATCAGCGACGTGATGATGCCGGAGGTGGACGGGTTCGAGCTGTGCCGGAAGATCAAGCAGGACCCCGACATCGACCACGTACCGGTGGTGTTCCTCACCGCGCGGGCCGACCTGGAGGACAAGGTGGAGGGCCTGGACGTGGGCGCCGATGCGTATCTCACCAAGCCCTTCGAGCCGGAGGCGCTGATTGCACGCATCGAGAACCTGATCGCCACGCGGCGGACGCTGCGGGAGTCGTTCCGAGACGCGGGGACGGCGGGGGAGGAGTCTCGGCATTCTCCGGACGAGGCGGGCAACGGGGCCGAGAAGGCGAAGGAAGCACTTCCCCCGACCGCCGAGGCGGCGCCGTTGCGCGATCGAATCGAGGAGGCCATCGCGGAGCGCCTCACCGATCCGGACTTCGGCGTGTCGGAGCTGGCGGCGGCGACGGCCCTGAGCGCCTCCCAACTGCGGCGTCGGATGAAGGCGATGTACGACCGCACGCCGGTGCAGCTCATTCGCCACCGTCGGCTGGAGGCGGGGGCGCGGCTGCTCCAGGAGCGGGCGGACGTGACGATCGGAGAGGTGGCCTACGCGGTCGGCTTCAACAGCCAGTCCTACTTCTCCCGCTCGTTCCGGGAGGCGTTCGGCGTGCCGCCGTCGCAGTACCGGGGCGAGGGCGCGGCCGCGTAG
- the glgP gene encoding alpha-glucan family phosphorylase — MTSRDKLESIATNLWWTWTPDARSLFRRLNPEVYRASDDNPRAALATAKDEVLNDSSFQDDVDVVYQRYRDYMERTPQVEDAPETAYFCMEYGLHESMPLYSGGLGVLAGDHSKAASDLGLPFTGIGLFLREGYFRQSFDADGWQEATYPVLDPAKHPVSLVSEGGGDPLTVTVPIGTHELAVRAWKVALGHTDLYLLDTDFDANPDEYRPLTRRLYQGGDHERIRQEIVLGIGGLRMLRALDGTPDVYHANEGHCAFLMLELLRERLAAGDDVAEAETWVRDRSVFTTHTPVMAGHDHFDPDLFSEAMAGFRDEIHLSTHDLLGYGRVHPDDHAETFTMTVLGLKLSRAANGVSELNGHVARQQWEALYPDRPLDEVPIDAITNGVHLPTWTAGPARDFFADHIHVDLTEAQDPDDWTDLADLSDETLWDFRCSLRERLLHYVAEKVQEQSLPMHPDLDPEALTIGFARRFATYKRAPLLFRDRERARALFSDADRPLQILYAGKAHPDDDAGKEFIRRIYALSQEAGFEGKVVFLENYDMEMGRMLTSGCDVWLNNPRRPLEASGTSGQKVAAHGGLNLSVLDGWWPEGYNGRNGWAIGPEPTGDYGTADPEVQDEQDAASLYRQLEEGVLPTFYTRNDDGLPTDWIDMMREAMTGVPAPFSAKRMVLDYVEEMYRHDG, encoded by the coding sequence ATGACGTCGCGCGACAAGCTCGAGTCCATCGCCACCAACCTCTGGTGGACCTGGACCCCCGACGCCCGTTCTCTCTTCCGACGCCTCAATCCCGAGGTATACCGGGCGTCGGACGACAACCCTCGGGCCGCCCTCGCGACGGCCAAGGACGAGGTGCTCAACGATTCGTCCTTCCAGGACGATGTCGACGTGGTCTACCAGCGCTACCGGGACTACATGGAGCGGACGCCGCAGGTGGAGGACGCCCCCGAAACGGCGTACTTCTGCATGGAGTACGGCCTCCACGAGAGCATGCCGCTCTACTCGGGCGGCCTCGGCGTGCTGGCCGGCGACCACTCGAAGGCCGCCTCCGATCTGGGCCTGCCCTTCACGGGCATCGGCCTCTTCCTGCGGGAGGGCTACTTCCGACAGTCGTTCGACGCCGACGGCTGGCAGGAGGCCACGTATCCGGTGCTCGACCCGGCCAAGCACCCCGTCTCGCTTGTTTCGGAGGGCGGCGGCGATCCGTTGACCGTCACGGTGCCCATCGGCACCCACGAGCTTGCGGTGCGCGCCTGGAAGGTGGCGCTGGGGCACACCGACCTGTACCTGCTCGACACGGACTTCGACGCCAACCCGGACGAGTACCGGCCCCTCACGCGCCGGCTCTACCAGGGGGGCGACCACGAGCGCATCCGCCAGGAGATCGTCCTCGGCATCGGGGGGCTCCGCATGCTGCGGGCCCTGGACGGGACGCCCGACGTGTACCACGCCAACGAAGGCCACTGCGCGTTCCTCATGCTGGAGCTGCTGCGCGAGCGGCTTGCGGCGGGCGACGACGTTGCCGAGGCCGAGACGTGGGTACGCGACCGGAGCGTCTTTACCACCCACACGCCGGTGATGGCCGGGCACGACCACTTCGACCCCGACCTCTTCTCGGAGGCCATGGCCGGATTCCGGGACGAAATTCACCTCAGCACCCACGACCTGCTCGGCTACGGCCGCGTCCACCCGGACGACCACGCGGAGACCTTCACGATGACCGTCCTCGGCCTCAAGCTGTCCCGGGCGGCCAATGGGGTGTCGGAGCTGAACGGCCACGTGGCGCGCCAGCAGTGGGAGGCCCTCTACCCGGACCGCCCGCTCGACGAGGTCCCCATCGACGCGATCACGAACGGCGTCCACCTGCCCACGTGGACGGCCGGGCCGGCCCGCGACTTCTTCGCCGACCACATCCACGTCGACCTCACGGAGGCACAGGACCCGGACGACTGGACCGATCTCGCGGACCTAAGCGACGAGACGCTCTGGGACTTCCGGTGTTCGCTCCGCGAACGCCTGCTCCACTACGTCGCGGAGAAGGTGCAGGAGCAAAGCCTCCCGATGCACCCCGACCTCGACCCCGAGGCCCTCACCATCGGCTTCGCGCGCCGCTTCGCCACCTACAAGCGCGCCCCGCTCCTCTTTCGGGATCGGGAGCGCGCCCGGGCCCTCTTTTCCGATGCGGACCGCCCGCTGCAGATTCTCTACGCGGGCAAGGCCCACCCCGACGACGACGCCGGCAAGGAGTTCATTCGGCGCATCTACGCCCTCAGTCAGGAAGCAGGCTTTGAGGGAAAGGTCGTCTTCCTGGAGAACTACGACATGGAGATGGGCCGCATGCTCACGTCCGGCTGCGACGTGTGGCTCAACAACCCGCGCCGCCCGCTGGAGGCCTCCGGCACGAGCGGCCAGAAGGTGGCCGCGCACGGCGGGCTCAACCTGAGCGTGCTCGACGGCTGGTGGCCCGAGGGCTACAACGGCCGCAACGGCTGGGCCATCGGGCCGGAGCCGACCGGCGACTACGGCACGGCCGACCCCGAGGTGCAGGACGAACAGGACGCCGCCTCGCTTTATCGGCAGCTCGAAGAGGGCGTCCTTCCCACCTTCTACACCCGCAACGACGACGGCCTGCCCACCGACTGGATCGACATGATGCGCGAGGCGATGACGGGCGTGCCGGCCCCCTTCAGCGCCAAGCGCATGGTCCTCGACTACGTGGAGGAGATGTACCGACACGACGGGTGA
- a CDS encoding DUF4160 domain-containing protein: protein MPELCRFYGVRIKMYYDDHNPPHFHAEYGGDEALISIDTLDVIAGELPSRALGLVYEWAGKHRAELREVWKRTKNLEPTGKIEPLE from the coding sequence ATGCCTGAGCTCTGTCGCTTCTACGGCGTGCGGATCAAGATGTACTATGACGATCACAATCCGCCGCATTTCCATGCGGAGTATGGAGGGGATGAGGCGCTGATTTCGATTGACACTCTGGACGTGATCGCGGGAGAGCTTCCGAGTCGTGCTCTCGGATTGGTCTACGAATGGGCCGGAAAGCATCGCGCAGAGTTGCGGGAGGTCTGGAAGCGGACGAAAAATCTGGAGCCGACAGGCAAGATCGAGCCGCTCGAATAG
- the zwf gene encoding glucose-6-phosphate dehydrogenase, which yields MSQIDPHLFVIFGATGDLTKRKLIPALYHLMQDADVARRCVVLGAARSDWTDERFREAARTALREQGYAEETVDAWCTRNLHYQCLGPEGNDYEGLRERVEQLERHRNLTGNRVFYFSLPPSIYTQAIEGLGAVGLNTSSGWSRVVVEKPFGHDLDSAQRLNERVHQHFDEDQVYRIDHYLGKETVQNLMAFRFGNALFESMWNREHIDRVEITVAEPLGVGGRAGYYDQSGHVRDMVQNHLTQLLSLVAMEPPASMDADAIRDEKVKVLNAVQQPDPRADVALGQYRAGTMGGEPVPGYRDEPDVPADSDTETFAAMRLNVANWRWQGVPFFLRTGKRLPRKLTQIAVRFQSAPVSLFQADEGPCVPRDADCEAAPNELLITLQPDEGFDLRFEVKAPGNSDDGSMPLETQQLSFSYQDAFGPVPDAYETLLRDIIVGDPTLFVRADEVEASWQLYTPLLETDLPVHSYEAGTWGPDAVDRLLPTWTSTGRTRSHRAEATSAS from the coding sequence ATGTCTCAGATTGACCCCCACCTCTTCGTCATCTTCGGGGCCACCGGCGACCTCACGAAGCGGAAGCTGATCCCGGCCCTCTACCACTTGATGCAGGACGCAGACGTGGCCCGGCGGTGCGTCGTGCTGGGCGCGGCCCGGTCGGACTGGACCGACGAGCGGTTTCGGGAGGCCGCCCGGACGGCCCTCCGCGAGCAGGGCTACGCGGAGGAGACGGTGGACGCCTGGTGCACCCGAAACTTGCACTACCAGTGCCTCGGGCCCGAGGGAAACGACTACGAGGGGCTGCGTGAGCGTGTAGAACAGCTGGAGCGGCACCGCAACCTGACCGGCAACCGGGTCTTCTACTTCTCCCTCCCACCCAGCATCTACACCCAGGCCATTGAGGGGCTCGGGGCGGTCGGCCTGAACACGAGTTCGGGCTGGAGCCGCGTCGTCGTGGAGAAGCCGTTCGGCCACGACCTCGACTCGGCACAGCGCCTCAACGAGCGGGTCCACCAGCACTTCGACGAGGACCAGGTGTACCGCATCGACCACTACCTGGGCAAGGAGACCGTCCAGAACCTCATGGCCTTCCGGTTCGGGAATGCCCTCTTCGAGTCGATGTGGAACCGGGAGCACATCGATCGGGTGGAGATCACGGTCGCCGAGCCGCTCGGGGTGGGCGGGCGGGCCGGCTACTACGACCAGTCCGGCCATGTGCGCGACATGGTCCAGAACCACCTCACCCAGCTCCTGTCGTTGGTGGCGATGGAGCCGCCCGCCAGCATGGACGCCGACGCCATCCGCGACGAGAAGGTGAAGGTTCTGAACGCGGTGCAGCAGCCCGACCCCAGGGCCGACGTCGCCCTCGGGCAGTACCGGGCGGGCACGATGGGGGGCGAGCCGGTGCCCGGCTACCGGGACGAGCCGGACGTGCCGGCGGATTCCGACACCGAGACGTTCGCCGCGATGCGCCTGAATGTGGCCAACTGGCGGTGGCAGGGCGTGCCCTTTTTCCTGCGGACGGGCAAGCGGCTGCCCCGCAAGCTCACCCAGATCGCCGTGCGCTTCCAGAGCGCGCCGGTGTCGCTCTTCCAGGCGGACGAGGGGCCGTGTGTGCCACGGGACGCCGACTGTGAAGCCGCCCCGAACGAGCTGCTGATCACGCTGCAGCCGGACGAGGGGTTCGACCTGCGCTTCGAGGTGAAGGCCCCCGGCAACAGCGACGACGGCTCGATGCCCCTGGAGACGCAGCAGCTCAGCTTTTCCTACCAGGACGCGTTCGGTCCCGTCCCCGACGCCTACGAGACGCTCCTGCGCGACATCATCGTCGGGGACCCCACGCTCTTCGTCCGGGCCGACGAGGTGGAGGCCTCGTGGCAACTCTATACGCCCCTCCTGGAGACGGACCTCCCGGTGCATTCCTACGAGGCGGGCACGTGGGGCCCCGACGCGGTAGACCGCCTCCTCCCCACCTGGACCTCGACCGGCCGCACCCGATCTCATCGGGCCGAGGCGACCTCCGCCTCGTAG
- a CDS encoding type II toxin-antitoxin system VapC family toxin: MLLDSNLIIYAARPEHGALRDFIAREVPSVSVISKVETLGYHELTGQEKQFLEEFFKAAGVLPVSHSAIAEAIRLRQQRRMSLGDALIAGTALSHGVPLATHNTEDFAWVEDLDVVDPLANKS; the protein is encoded by the coding sequence ATGCTTCTCGACAGTAACCTGATTATCTATGCAGCGCGACCTGAGCATGGGGCGCTCCGCGACTTTATCGCTCGTGAGGTTCCTTCCGTATCGGTAATCAGCAAAGTGGAAACGTTGGGCTACCACGAGCTCACTGGGCAGGAGAAACAGTTTTTAGAGGAGTTCTTCAAGGCGGCCGGCGTGCTTCCGGTGTCACACTCGGCCATCGCCGAAGCGATTCGACTCCGCCAGCAGCGCCGCATGTCACTTGGCGATGCGCTTATCGCTGGAACGGCGCTCAGTCACGGCGTGCCACTAGCTACCCACAATACAGAAGACTTTGCATGGGTCGAGGATTTGGACGTCGTGGATCCGCTTGCTAACAAGTCGTAA
- a CDS encoding integron integrase — protein MPGPAPHAPKLLDRVRQVCQRRQYSYHTEKAYVRWVIRFVRFHDTTHPRHLNEDDIRAFLSHLASERNVAASTQNQALNALVFLYEQVLGVELGDLGPLDRADRPKRLPTVLSREEVRRLFATLPPGPNRLIAHLLYGSGLRLSEALRLRVKALDFDGGRVHVRDGKGGKDRTTVLPERLHAPLQRYLKKVRAQHETDCVEGVGSVYLPDAIAEKYPNAATEWRWQYVFPSPRLSDDPRSGAVRRHHRSDSAVQRAVKNAADAADIEKHATCHTLRHSFATHLLRDGTDVRTIQRLLGHEQLRTTMQYVHVLEQSGEGVTSPLDTLNAN, from the coding sequence ATGCCTGGGCCCGCCCCCCACGCCCCCAAGCTCCTCGACCGGGTACGACAGGTCTGCCAGCGCCGCCAGTACAGCTACCATACGGAGAAGGCGTACGTGCGCTGGGTCATCCGCTTCGTCCGCTTTCACGACACCACCCATCCCCGCCACCTCAACGAGGATGACATCCGGGCCTTCCTGTCCCACCTCGCGTCGGAGCGCAACGTGGCGGCCTCCACCCAGAACCAGGCCCTCAATGCGCTGGTGTTCCTCTACGAACAGGTGCTCGGGGTCGAGCTCGGCGACCTCGGGCCGCTCGACCGCGCCGACCGCCCCAAACGCCTCCCCACGGTGCTCTCCCGCGAGGAGGTACGGCGCCTCTTTGCGACCCTGCCCCCCGGTCCGAACCGACTCATTGCTCATCTTCTCTACGGCAGTGGCCTGCGCCTCTCGGAAGCCCTGCGCCTCCGGGTGAAGGCGCTCGACTTTGACGGGGGCCGCGTCCACGTGCGGGACGGGAAGGGCGGAAAGGACCGCACGACCGTACTCCCCGAGCGCCTGCACGCCCCCCTCCAGCGCTATCTCAAAAAGGTGAGGGCCCAGCACGAGACGGACTGTGTGGAGGGCGTCGGGAGCGTGTATCTGCCCGACGCGATTGCGGAGAAGTACCCGAACGCAGCGACCGAGTGGCGGTGGCAGTACGTCTTCCCCTCCCCCCGGCTGTCGGACGACCCGCGCAGTGGGGCTGTGCGCCGCCACCACCGGTCCGATTCGGCCGTGCAGCGCGCCGTCAAGAACGCCGCCGACGCGGCAGACATCGAGAAGCACGCCACCTGCCATACCCTCCGGCATTCGTTCGCCACCCACCTGCTGCGAGACGGCACCGACGTGCGCACCATTCAGCGACTGCTGGGCCATGAGCAGCTGCGCACCACCATGCAGTACGTCCACGTTCTGGAACAGAGCGGCGAGGGCGTGACGAGCCCACTCGACACTCTCAATGCAAATTAG
- a CDS encoding DUF2442 domain-containing protein: MFEPLEVKALSGYRIWIRYADGEEGEVDLSHLAGQGVFTLWDDEQEWKNVRVAEDGAIRWSEEVELCPDATYLKLTGKSPEEAFPNLKSTAHA; this comes from the coding sequence ATGTTCGAGCCGCTGGAGGTCAAGGCCCTTTCTGGGTATCGCATCTGGATCCGCTATGCCGACGGGGAAGAAGGAGAAGTGGATCTTTCGCATCTTGCTGGTCAGGGTGTGTTCACACTCTGGGACGATGAGCAGGAGTGGAAAAACGTGAGGGTCGCGGAAGATGGTGCGATTCGGTGGAGCGAGGAGGTCGAGCTCTGCCCGGATGCGACATACCTGAAGCTGACGGGCAAATCCCCAGAGGAGGCATTCCCGAATCTGAAGTCCACGGCTCATGCCTGA
- a CDS encoding UPF0175 family protein: protein MDLPDRPDLEVDERYAKEALVATLYSNGKLSGHEARQILGMTRRAFEEMLPRYGFSILVDSDENIETELNA, encoded by the coding sequence ATCGATCTTCCGGATCGCCCCGATCTCGAGGTCGACGAGCGGTATGCCAAAGAAGCGCTCGTAGCCACTCTATACAGTAACGGCAAGCTGTCTGGCCACGAAGCCCGCCAGATTCTCGGCATGACGCGCCGTGCCTTTGAGGAGATGCTTCCGCGCTATGGGTTTTCGATTCTCGTCGACTCCGATGAGAACATCGAGACGGAGCTAAACGCGTGA
- a CDS encoding mercuric reductase: protein MTDPVSYDLIVIGAGQGGGPLAGTVAEAGHDVALLERRHVGGTCVNRGCTPTKTMIASARVAHLARRAGDYGVETGDVSVDLQAVRQRKRDIVGMFRSGSRSSIEEKDTLDLIEGDGRFVDPNTVEVALNGDVDDGGPRALTADRIVINTGTRPAIPPIDGLDAVDFLTSTSIMELGAVPGHLLILGGGYIGLEFGQMFRRFGAEVTIIDRGEHVLGREDADVAGALEDILREDGIRLLNETSMTAVEEAGGTITAHLEGDDAPARITGDELLVAAGRRPNTDALNPGAAGVATTEQGYVQVDARLATTADGIYAIGDVTGGPAFTHVSYDDYRVLQDHWLHGGDRTTEDRLIAYTLFTDPQLGRVGLTEKAARSRGLDVTVAQMPMTRVARALEVDETRGLMKAVIDSTTNRLLGAAVLGIEGGEVMSVLQTAMMGDLPVGRLRAAPFAHPTLAESLNNLFAGLDLGPAAERRADG from the coding sequence ATGACAGATCCAGTCTCCTACGACCTCATCGTCATCGGCGCCGGCCAGGGCGGCGGGCCCCTCGCCGGCACCGTCGCCGAAGCCGGCCACGACGTCGCCCTCCTCGAACGGAGGCACGTGGGGGGCACGTGTGTCAACCGGGGCTGCACGCCCACCAAGACCATGATCGCCAGCGCCCGCGTGGCACACCTCGCCCGCCGCGCCGGGGACTACGGCGTGGAGACCGGCGACGTGAGCGTCGACCTGCAGGCCGTACGCCAACGCAAGCGCGACATCGTCGGCATGTTTCGGTCGGGAAGCCGAAGCAGCATCGAAGAAAAAGACACCCTGGACCTCATTGAGGGCGACGGCCGGTTCGTCGACCCGAACACCGTGGAGGTTGCGCTCAACGGCGACGTCGATGACGGCGGGCCCCGCGCCCTCACGGCGGACCGCATTGTGATCAACACCGGCACCCGTCCCGCCATTCCGCCCATCGACGGGCTCGATGCGGTAGACTTCCTGACCTCGACCTCCATCATGGAGCTGGGCGCGGTGCCGGGCCACCTGCTCATCCTCGGCGGCGGGTACATCGGGCTCGAGTTCGGGCAGATGTTCCGGCGGTTCGGGGCGGAGGTGACGATTATCGATCGGGGCGAGCACGTCCTCGGCCGTGAGGACGCCGACGTGGCCGGGGCGCTTGAAGATATTCTGCGGGAGGACGGGATCCGTCTCCTCAACGAGACGAGCATGACGGCCGTCGAGGAGGCGGGCGGCACGATCACGGCGCACCTGGAGGGGGACGACGCCCCGGCCCGCATCACGGGCGATGAGCTCCTGGTGGCCGCGGGCCGGCGCCCGAACACCGACGCGCTGAACCCAGGCGCGGCGGGCGTGGCGACCACCGAGCAGGGCTACGTGCAGGTTGACGCCCGGCTCGCCACCACCGCCGACGGCATCTACGCAATCGGGGACGTGACCGGCGGCCCCGCCTTCACGCACGTCTCCTACGACGACTACCGCGTGCTCCAGGACCACTGGCTCCACGGTGGGGACCGCACCACCGAGGACCGCCTCATCGCCTACACCCTCTTCACCGACCCGCAGCTCGGCCGCGTGGGCCTGACCGAGAAGGCGGCCCGGAGCCGCGGCCTCGACGTGACGGTGGCGCAGATGCCGATGACCCGCGTGGCCCGCGCCCTGGAGGTCGACGAGACGCGCGGCCTCATGAAGGCGGTCATCGACTCGACGACAAACCGGCTCCTCGGCGCCGCCGTCCTTGGCATTGAGGGCGGAGAGGTGATGTCGGTCCTGCAGACGGCGATGATGGGGGACCTGCCGGTCGGCCGCCTCCGGGCTGCCCCCTTCGCCCACCCCACGCTGGCCGAATCGCTCAACAACCTCTTTGCGGGCCTCGACCTCGGCCCCGCCGCGGAGCGGCGGGCAGACGGGTGA
- the gnd gene encoding phosphogluconate dehydrogenase (NAD(+)-dependent, decarboxylating) — MTLGMIGLGKMGANMGRRLMRDGHEVVGFDLDESAVQALEDDGATGAPALEGLVDELEPPRVCWMMVPAGDAVDATLGDLLPHLDEGDIVVDGGNSNYKDTLRRAGRAEEHRVHYVDVGTSGGVWGLEEGYSMMVGGPDAAVDQLRPALTTLAPGPDKGWGHMGDVGSGHFVKMVHNGIEYGVMQAYAEGFDIMKSKEKFDLDLQQVAETWRFGSVVRSWLLDLTARALEEGQDLSGIEPWVDDSGEGRWTVKEAIDLDVPAPVITDALISRLDSRVEDSYTHKLLAAMRNQFGGHDVKSSDE; from the coding sequence ATGACACTCGGAATGATCGGACTCGGCAAGATGGGCGCGAACATGGGCCGGCGCCTGATGCGCGACGGCCACGAGGTCGTCGGCTTCGACCTCGACGAGAGCGCCGTGCAGGCCCTTGAGGACGACGGCGCGACGGGGGCCCCCGCCCTTGAGGGCCTCGTCGACGAGCTTGAGCCCCCACGCGTCTGCTGGATGATGGTGCCGGCGGGCGACGCCGTGGACGCCACCCTGGGCGACCTGCTGCCCCACCTCGACGAGGGCGACATCGTCGTGGACGGCGGCAACTCGAACTACAAGGACACGCTCCGCCGCGCCGGGCGCGCGGAGGAGCACCGCGTCCACTACGTCGACGTGGGCACCTCCGGCGGCGTGTGGGGCCTAGAGGAGGGCTACAGCATGATGGTGGGCGGTCCGGACGCGGCCGTCGACCAGCTGCGGCCCGCCCTCACCACCCTCGCGCCCGGCCCCGACAAGGGCTGGGGCCACATGGGCGACGTCGGCTCGGGCCACTTCGTCAAGATGGTGCACAACGGCATCGAGTACGGCGTGATGCAGGCCTACGCCGAGGGGTTCGACATCATGAAGTCGAAGGAGAAATTCGACCTCGACCTGCAGCAGGTGGCCGAGACGTGGCGGTTCGGGAGCGTGGTGCGCTCCTGGCTGCTCGACCTCACGGCCCGCGCGCTGGAGGAGGGCCAGGACCTGTCGGGCATCGAACCCTGGGTCGACGACAGCGGGGAGGGCCGCTGGACGGTGAAGGAGGCGATCGACCTCGACGTGCCGGCGCCCGTCATCACCGACGCGCTCATCTCGCGCCTCGACTCGCGGGTGGAGGACTCCTACACCCACAAGCTCCTCGCCGCCATGCGCAACCAGTTTGGCGGGCACGACGTCAAATCCAGCGACGAGTGA
- a CDS encoding nucleotidyltransferase family protein, with amino-acid sequence MATVQTKQDLIGHLRRHRGDLRRLGVQRLGLFGSFQRGESDPESDVDLLVEFMPGAKSFDNFMAVSFLLEEELGRSVELVTREALSPHIGPHILQNVEYVEIGD; translated from the coding sequence ATGGCTACCGTTCAAACCAAACAAGATCTGATTGGGCACCTGCGCCGCCACCGAGGCGATCTGCGTCGGCTCGGCGTGCAGCGTCTGGGCTTATTCGGCTCATTTCAGCGAGGCGAGTCCGACCCCGAGAGCGACGTGGATCTTTTGGTTGAGTTTATGCCGGGAGCAAAGTCCTTTGACAACTTCATGGCCGTCTCGTTTTTGTTGGAAGAAGAACTCGGTCGGTCGGTGGAATTGGTGACGCGCGAAGCGCTTAGTCCTCATATCGGTCCCCACATTCTGCAAAACGTCGAGTATGTCGAGATCGGAGACTGA